A stretch of DNA from Bacillus sp. NP157:
ACGGCCTGGCCCTGGCGCAGCTTCACGGCAGCGGCGTAGCGGTCGTCGCGGTATTCCTCGTGCTCGGCGACCTGGGCCGTGGCGTGTTCGGCCAGGTCCATGCCATCGATGACGGTGCCTTCCCACTGGCGCGCCCCGCCGAGGTTGAGGTTCTCGACTTCCAGGCCACCCGGGACGAGGTCGGTGACGATCGCGTCGGGCATGTCCTGGCGGGCTTCGATGGTCAGCTCGGTGATCAGCGTGTCGCCTTCTTTCAGCGAGCTGCCTTCCCAGGCCTTGCCATCGGTGGTGAACCACGCGCGGCGAACGTCGACCTGGCTCGGGTCGGCGGCAGGTGCCTTGCCCGGAACGCCCGCGATGTCGAGCGTGGCGAACACCGTATCGGTGCTGTCCGGCTGCACGGTGACGCCCGACGCCATTTCGACACTGCTCAGGTCGCGCACCCACAGCGTCTTGCCCGCGGGCACGGCTTCCGTGCCGGCGCCGACATGCAGCGTCGCGGAGAGCGGCTTGCCGCCACCGGCGTCGAAGGTATGCGCGACGCGGGCGATCGACACCTGTTCCTGCGTGCTGAGGTGCGACCACGACCAGTGGTAGTACGTGGTCTTTTCCTCGGCGCTATGCGTGCGGTTGGTGACGTTGCGCGCCCAGTCGACCAGCTTCGCGTCGTATTCGGGCTTGTTCATCGCGAAGGCGTGCGTCAGGGCCACCATCTGGCCAAGGTCGCGCAGGTCCGAGCCGTAGTCGCCAACGTACCAGGGGCGTTCCTTCGTCCAGGCGAAGGCTTCGTCCACGGCCTTGCGGCCACGCTCTTCGTCACCCATCAGCTTCAGCGCGATGCCCAGGTGCACCAGCGGCAGCGGGCCCACCAGCTTGTCGCGATCGTTGTCGAAGATCGTGCGCAGCGTGCCCAGCGGCGCGCGGTTGACGCGTGCGAGCACGAAGCCGCTGTAGGCCTCGTCGGCGATGCGCATGTGGTCGTGCTGTTCGAAGCCGTAGTACGGATGGCCACCGGCGAGGAGGTCGTCGTTCAGCGCCTTCAATGCCTTCTGCAGCACTTCCTGCGGGATCACGAAGCCGGCATCGCGGGCGTCCAGCATGAAGTCCACGACATACGGCGTCATGAAGGTCTGCACGGGGCTGGTGCCACCCCAGAAGCTGAAGTGCCCCTTGTCGGCCTGGAACGACGCGATGCGTGCAAGCGCCGCCTCGACCGCCGACTGGCGACTGGCCGGGTTGAGCCCACCCACGCCGAGTGCCTTGCCGGTGGCGTCGTCCATGAACAGGGCGGCGAAGCCCTTGCTGGTGGTCTGCTCGATGCAGCCGTACGGGTAGTCGAGCAGGTTCTTCAGCGCCTTGTTATAGGGCAGCGGCGGCAAGGTGCTGAGGGTGACCCGCGCGTTCACCGTAGACGGGGTGTACGCGTTAGACAGGCTGCCGTCGAGCTTGACCGGCTTGCCGCCTTCGATCGCCATCGGCACCGTCTGCACCTCTTCGGGCCAGCCGCTGCGCACGGTGAACTCGAAGTGGCGGTCGACGGTGAAGTCGTTGAGCTCGGCGTGGATATCGATCTTCGCCACGCCAACGCCCGCCGCGGCCGTGACCGGCATGCTGAGGATCGTGCCGGCGCCGTTCTTCAGCGTGGCCTGCTGGGTCGGGTTGTCGACATGCACCAGGCCATCGGTCTTCACCGTGACCTTGGCGATGCCATCCTTGCCGGACATGTTCTTCAGGTCGACGGTGATGCGTGCCTTGTCGCCGCCGGCCATCACCCGGGGCATGCCCGGCTCGACCACCAGCGGAGCGCGCACGACGACCTGGCCTTCCGCATGGCCGAAACGCTGGTCGGTGAAGGCGAGGGCGGAGACGCGCAGGGTGCCGTTGAAATCGGGCACGTCGACGCTGACCTTCGCGTTGCCGCTCGCATCGAACTGCACCGGGCCGGCGAACAGGTCGACGATCTTGATCTTCGGGTTGGGACGCTGTGCGTGCGGCAGGCCGTTGCCGGACATGTCGCCACCGTAACGCACCTTCGCGACGGTGCCGTCCATGGCTTCGATCACGCGGCTATACAGGTCGTAGGCGTCGATGACCATGGCGCGCGGCGCGAACATCCACGTCCATGCATCGGGGACGGGGTAGTTGGTGATGTTGAGCACGCCCTGGTCGACGGCGGCCAGCGTGACGAAGCCCTTCTGGCCCGCCAGGCCGTCCGCGTGGACGGTGACCGGCAGGGGCAGGCCGGGACGCATGGTGGCCGGTGCCTGCAGGGTCAGCGGCAACTGGCGGTCGTTGCGGTCCATCGCGACGTGCTCGATGCCCATGGCGCGTGCCGGCGTGGTCTTGTCCGAGGCCTTGCCGCCGCGGAACACCAGCGCGACGACGTGCACGTCGTGGCGTTCCCAGTCAGCCGTGACCGGGATCTCGAAGGTGCTCCCGGCCTTGGCGTCGATGTCCTTGGTGTAGAGCAGGTGGTCGCTTTCCACGAGCAGCACGCCCGGGCCCGGCTGCGGCGGGGTCACGGTGACCTTCAGGGTATCGCCGGTGCGATAGCGCGCCTTGTCGAGGGCGAGCTTGACCTTGTCCGGGCGCGACTCCTTGCCAAGGTTCTGGTCTTCCCAGCTGTAGCCGGCGAAGAACGGGAAGTTGGTGGTGAGCTTGGTCGCCGGGTCGTAGACCTCCAGGCGGTAACCGCCCCATTCGACCGGGAAGTCGAGCTTGACCCGCTGGCCCGCGACGACATCGATGTCGCGCTCTTCGATCAGCTGCAGCGAGACGTTCTCGTTGGATTTCCAGTCGTCGCCGTGTTCGTACAGCCAGTAGAAATCGCGCACCTCGCGCTGCAGGCGCACCTTCAGGTGCTGGCCGGCGACGAGCTTGCCATCGACGTTCGCGCGGACGATTTCGAAGCCGGCATTGCCTTCGCTTTCCGCACCCTGCTTCGGATCGAACAGCGGGCGCACGCCGACCAGTTCCGGCGCGGGCCAGAAGGTGCGATTGAGCACGCGGGTGACGGCGCGGCCGCCGGATTCATAGACGCTTCCGGACACGATCATCGCGTAGGGCGTGGTCTGCGGCAGGTCGCCGGGCAGGCTGATTTCCTGCGTCGCGTTGCCCTTGTCGTCCAGGTGGTCGTCGACCGCGTCTTCGCTGGGCGTGCTGGACGGTGCCAGCGGATCGCCGAAGAAGGTGTCCTGCATCGACGCGACCGGGTGCTGCTCGGGCTTGACGAAGACACGGGCGGTGAAGCGGTTGCCGGCGGCCGGGGCGCCGAACAGGTAGCTCGAGGCGACGGTCATGTCGAGCGCCTCACCGGCCATGACGCGGGCCTGCTGGCTGTCCAGGGCCACCTTGAGGCGCTCGGGGAGGAATTCCTCGACGTGGAACGGGAAGGCCTGCACCGATTCCTTGCTGGCCGGGTCGAGGCGGAATTCCAGCTGCCACAGGCCGGTGGCAGCGTCGGCGGGCAGGGTCTGGCGGAGCTCGAAGTAGTTGAGGTCGCGCGGTTCGATCTTCGTGTCGGCCAGGGCACGGCCGTCGGGCTGCTTCAGGCGCACGTAAACGGGCTGGGCCTTCATCGCCTTGCCGTCGTAGTCGCGCAGCAGGGCGGAGACGCGCATGTCTTCGCCGGGGCGATACAGGTCGCGGCCGGACCACGCATACACTTCGAAGGGCGCCTGGCGGCGGCCGCTGACATCGAAGTTGGAGACGTCGAGCGCCGGCCGGTTGAACGGCAGTACCGACACGTCCTTGTCGTGGCGGGCGATCAGCACGTCGTTGCGGTCGGGCTTGTAGGCCAGCAGCGCGTTGCCGTCCTTGTCGGTCTTTGCCTTGAGCTTCGAGCCGCCGCTCTCGTCGGTGATCTCGATGTCGACGCCAGCGATCGCGCTGCCGTCTTCAAGCGATGCGACGTGGAGCAGGGCGTTGTCCTTGTACACGCGCAGGTGCAGGCCAAGGTCGCTGACGAAGAAGGTGGCGGTGTCGTACTCGTCGCGGAACACGCCGCCGCGACGAAGCACGGCCATGTAGACGCCGGGTTCCTTCAGCTGCGGGATGTCCTGCACGGGGATGTAGCTGATGGTGCGTGCGTTGGGCGCGCCCTTCAGCGTGTAGTGGTTGGCGTAGACCGAGTCGCCGATCGTAGTGAGCGCGATGCGTGTCTGGTCGCCTTCATTGCAGTTGTCGTAATTGGACGGGTCGTGGTCGAGGTCGTAGTTGCCACGGCGCTTCTGTCCGGGGTAGCTGCAGAACAGCTTCGAAAGGGCATCGTCATGGACGCGGAAGAACTCGATGCTGGCGTCTTCGACGTTCATGGAGACGACCGGCAGTCCACGGGTGCCCCGGGCGGGTAGCACGCTGCCGCGCGAGGCGAAGCCGAGTGCCGGCGGCAGGTTGCCGGAGAACACGTCGCGTTTTTCGTCGGCGGCGAAGGCGTGGCCGCTGGCGGCGAGCAGGCTGGGGTGCACGGTGACGGCGTAATGCTGGTTGGCCTGCACGTAGGGGAAGACCAGGGTCTGCTGGTCGTCTTCGAGCTGCCAGCTGCCCTTGACCGGGGCGCCCTGGCTGTCGGTGACCTCGACGCGTTTGTCGAATTCCTGCGACGCGGCGATCTTTTCGTTGAATTTGATCGCGAGCTGGGTCTGGTTGTCCTGGTACCGGCTGGCGGCCGCTTCGATGGCCAGGCGGTCGGGTGCCGTTTTTGCCTTGTTGGCGGCGGTTCCTTGTAGCTCGGGTTTGTCGCCGTCGTGCTTTCCGCAGGCGGTGACGAGGGCGATGGCGGCGATGAGGCCGCACACGACGATTCCGCCGCGGAGGCGGCGGGTCTTTCCTTGGCTCGACATGTTGGTTTCCCTGGTTACTGGAGACAGTGTCGCAGGAAAATATGGCGCCGTGGAGGCGGCCGCATGGCGCGGCGCGTGCAGGCTGCGCGCAACCGAGCTTGCCGTCGTGCCCGACGTTCGCGCGGCGCTCGTGCGTGGTCGCAGGACAGCCCTCGGTGCCTACCCTCGCTGCTCAGACAGGTCCTCCGCGCTCGATAAGGTTGGCCGCAGCCGCGGCCCATGTACCTATTGCCCTACGGGCACTCGCTTGTGCGGAACTCGCCTCGAGGGTAGGCACCGAGGGCTCTCCTCACCGTGGCAGCGAGGTCGTGTAGGAGCGCGCCCGCGCGCGATCCAAGACGCAATGGCACGGCCGCAGCCATTGAACCGCTGTTGCCTTGACGCATTTCGCCCGCACCCGGTATCTACTGTCGCGTGGCCCAACATCCGTTTGGCCCAACAACCAGGGATAGGGTGCTTCGATGCCTCATGGACGATGGATGACAGCCTGTGCAAGGCGAATCGGTGGAATGGCTGCCGTGTTGTTTCTGGCAACGCCAGCTATCGCGATGGCGGCGGCGCACGAAGATCCCACCGAACACCGCCTCGCAGCACTCGATGCGTCGGCACCGAGCGACCTGTCGCCGGCGGACACACGTCTGTTGTTTGAAACGCTGGCGTCGTCGCGTTTGCTTGAGCGTCCCGCGTTGGCCCCGGCGGTGGTCGAGCGGGTTGGGCGGCTGATTTTCCGGGCGAAGGCCGATCCGGTGGGGCAGCAGACGTATCTGGACGATTACCCGGGGCTTTGGCGGCGGATCGGGGGGGATGTGGATCCGCTGGGGCTGGCGAACCTTGAGGATCGGGTGGCGCGGAGCGAGGGGCACCCGCAGCTCTATGGGACGTTGCCGCCATCGTCGTTGGACTATCCGGCGGCGGATGCCCAGCGTAACTATGCGTCGGCCCGGGACATGCTCGGGGTAGCCGTGGACGCCAGGGTGGTGGCGGGCGTCGATGTCGTGCCCCTGGCCATGCGGCCGGCCCGCCCCGTGCCCCTGCCGGGCGTGCGCGCGGAGCTGCTCCGGCTGGGCGAGATCGACCAGGCGGTTCGCCGCTGGCCGGACAATCCGACTCCAGCGCAGGAGAAAGCCCTCATCGCGGCCATGGAGAAGGCCGACGCCTATACCTTGCCCCGCCTGCGCACGATCTACCACGCCCACGGCATCCCCGCGCCAGCGCAGGTCGGCCGGGCAGCCACCCACAGCGCCTTCCTCCTGATCCAGCACGCGATCGCCGACCCCGGCCTCATGCGCTCGGCGCTCGCCCAGGCGAAGTGGATGACCGCCCATGGCGACCTCCCCGCCATCGACTACGCCCTGCTATCCGACCGCGTCGACTGCGTCCTCGACCACCGCCCCCAGCAATTCGGCACCCAGGGCTCCCGCAACCCAGCCAGCCACTGGTATTGCCCCATCGCCGAGCCCCTGGGCGTCAACACACGCCGCGCCGCCCTGCACATGGCCCCGCTGAGCCGTGAGGAGATTTACGGGGCCAGCGGCAAGGCGGGTGGATAGGGGCCGGCCTCACGGCGGCATTAGATTTTAGATTTTCGCGCGCAGGCGCGTATCCAGGTTGCGGCTGCGCCGCCATGTTTCCCGATTCGCGCGCAGGCGCGCTCCTACATGAGCTGAGCGGGCTGCAAGAACAGGCCTCGGCGCCCACCCTCGAGGCGAGTTCCGCACAAGAGAGTGCCCGTAGGGCAATCAAATACATGGGCCGCGGCTGCGGCCAACCTTGTCGAGCGCGGAGGACCTGTCTGAGCAGCGAGGGTGGGCGCCGAGGGCTGGTCCTGCGACCACGCGCGAGCGCCGCGGGGAACCCCGGCCAGCGACACCCCCTCGGCGGGACGAGGCAGGCTGTTGCGCAGCGCACCAATCCACGGCATTATCGACGCTTCACCTTAGAAGACCCCGCCGTGTCCCACGCCGACTACACATCGAACGTCTACACCAGCGCCCGCATGGCCGCAGGGATGACGTCCCGTGCTCGTCGACCGTACATCGGACACCCGGCCGGGTAGGCTGTCGCGCGCATTTCATACGCAACGACTAAAAAACCCGGCCCCGTGCCGGGTTTTTTCGTTCTCGATTCCCCATTCTCTCCCTTCATCCCACGGCCCCGACAGGCCACCGACCGATCTGGACCGCCATGACCGTTCGCCACTTCCTCAACACCACCGACTACAGCCGCGCCGAAATCGACGCCCTGCTCGAGCAGGCCGCCGAGTTCAAACGCTCGCCCCAGGGCCAGCAACTGGCCGGCAAGTCCATCGCCCTGATGTTCTTCAACCCGTCCATGCGCACCCGGACCAGCTTCGAGATCGGCGCCTTCCAGATGGGCGGCCACGCGGTGGTGCTGGCACCCGGCAAGGACGCATGGCCGATCGAATTCGAGGTCGGGAGCGTGATGGACGGCGACACCGAGGAACACATCGCCGAGGTCGCCCGCGTGTTGTCCCGCTACGTCGACATCATCGCCGTCCGCGCCTTCCCCAAGTTCCAGGACTGGCAGGTCGACCGCCAGGACAAGGTGCTCAAGGCCTTCGCCCAGTACGCCACGGTGCCGGTCATCAACATGGAGACCATCACCCATCCGTGCCAGGAGCTGGCCCACGCGCTGGCGATGAAGGAACACCTGGGCGACCTGCAGAACAAGAAGTACGTCCTGACCTGGACCTACCACCCGAAGCCGCTGAACACCGCCGTCGCCAACTCGGCGCTGCTGATCGCGACGAAGATGGGCATGGACGTCACCCTGCTGTGCCCGACGCCCGAATACGTCCTCGACCAGCGCTACATGGATTTCGCCGCGCAGAATGCGCAGGAAAACGGCGGTTCGCTGCAGGTATCGCACGACATCGAAGCCGCCTACAGCGGCGCGCACGTCATCTACGCCAAGAGCTGGGGTGCGTTGCCGTACTTCGGCCGCTGGGACGAAGAGAAGGCCATCCGCGACGCGCACAAGCACTTCATCGTCGACGAAGCCAAGATGGCCCTCACCGACAACGGCCTGTTCAGCCACTGCCTGCCGCTGCGCCGGAACATCAAGGCCACCGATGCCGTGATGGATTCCCCCGCCTGCATCGCCATCGACGAAGCGGAGAACCGCCTGCACGTGCAGAAGGCCGTGATGGCCTCGCTGATGGCGCAGCCCGGTGTGAAGTCCGGCCTCGGCTTCTGATCGCATCCCGGGGCGCCGGCGCCTGCCGCCGTCGCCTCGTCGTAACCCTTCCGTGTTTGCCTTGATCCCCTGAACGCCCTTATTTCCGGAGCCAGCATGTCCAGCAAAGATATCGTCCTCGCCTTCTCGGGCGGCCTCGACACCAGCTTCTGCGTCCCCTACCTGATGGAGCGCGGCTATGCCGTGCACACCGTGTTCGTGGATACCGGTGGTGTTTCCGCCGAAGAGCGCGAGTACATCGAGCAGCGCGCCAACGAGCTCGGCGCCGCGTCGCACCGCACCGTCGATGCCTCGCAGGCGATCTGGGACAGCTTCGTCACCCCGCTGATCTGGGCGGGCGAGTTCTACCAGGGCCAGTACCCGCTGCTGGTCTCCGACCGCTACCTCATCGTGAAGGCTTCGCTGGAGCGCTGCGACGAACTGGGCACCAAGCTGTTCGCGCACGGCTGCACCGGCATGGGCAACGACCAGGTGCGTTTCGACCTGACCGTGAAGGCGCTCGGCGACTACACCATCGTCGCCCCGATCCGCGAGATCCAGCGCGAACACACCCAGGTCCGCGCCTACGAGCAGAAGTACCTCGAAGACAAGGGCTTCGAAGTGCGCGCCAAGACCAAGCACTACACCATCAACGAGAACGTCCTGGGCGTGACCATCTCCGGCGGCGAAATCGACGCATGGGAGATCCCGGAAGAGGGTGCCGTGGGCTGGTGTGCACCGCGCGCCGAATGGCCGTCCGAACCGCTGCGCATCGAGCTGGGCTTCGACAAGGGCACCGCCACCTCGCTCAACGGCAAGGCCGCGACCGGTCCGGAAATCCTCGCGTACCTCAACCGCGAACTGGCGAAGTACGGCGTCGGCCGTAGCCTCTACACCGGCGACACCAACATCGGCCTGAAGGGTCGCATCGTGTTCGAGGCGCCGGCACTGACCGCGCTGCTCACCGCGCACCGCGCACTCGAAGAGACCGTGCTGTCCAAGCAGCAGAACCGCTTCAAGCCGGAAATCGGCCGCAAGTGGACGGAAATCGCCTACGAAGGCTTCTTCAACGACCCGATCAAGGCCGACCTCGAAGCCTACCTGGTCAGCACGCAGCGCAAGGTCGATGGCAAGGTCATCATCGAAACCCGTGGCGGCACCGTCTACGCGGTCAAGGTCGAATCGAAGAACCTGCTGCACTCGAAGAAGGCCACTTACGCGCAGGCCGCCGACTGGGGCGTGGCCGAAGCCGAGGGCTTCATCAAGCTCTACGGCATGAGCTCGACGATCTGGGCCGAAGTCGACCGAGCCAACGGCGGGAAGTGATCGAGAACCCATGGATAAGCTCCTGAAGGAAACACTCGACCACCTGCGTGCGCTCGTGTCGTACGACACGCGCAACCCGCCGCGTGAGATCGGTACCGATGGCATCTTCGATTACCTGCGCGCGAACCTTCCCGGGTTCGACGTTCAGGTGACCGATTTCGGTGCGGGCGCCGTGAACCTCTACGCCGTGCGTGGCACGCCGAAGGTCCTGTTCAACGTGCACCTGGACACGGTGCCGGACAGCCCGCACTGGACCGCCAGCCCGCACGAATTGCGGGTGACGGAGGACCGTGCGATCGGCCTCGGTGCCTGCGACATCAAGGGTGCGGCCGCCGCGCTGGTGGCCGTCGCCAATGCCTCGCAGGGCGACATGGCCCTGCTGCTGTCCACCGACGAAGAAGCCAACGATGCGCGTTGCATCGACGGTTTCCTCAAGGACAAGCCGGCCTATGACGCGATCATCGTCGCCGAACCCACCAAGGGCCAAGCGGTGCTGGCGCATCGTGGCATCCACTCCGTGCAGATGCGTTTCCAGGGCCGCGCCGGGCATGCGTCCGGCGAACAGAAGCCGTCGGACAGCGCGTTGCACCAGGCCATCCGCTGGGGCGCCGCCGCGCTGGACCACGTGCAGGCGCTGTCGCACGAGCGTTTCGGCGGCCTCACCGGCCTGCGCTTCAACATCGGTAAGGTGGAAGGCGGGATCAAGGCCAACGTGATCGCACCCACCGGCGACGTGCGCTTCGGCTTCCGCCCGCTGCCGTCGATGGACGCGGACAAGCTGCTGGAGACCTTCCGCACGCTGGTCGAGCCGGCGCCGGTGGAATACGGCGAGACCTTCCGCGGCGACTCGCTGCCGGCCGGCGACACCGCCACGGCCGAGGCGCGCCGCCTCGCCGCGCGCGACCTCGCCGACGAGCTGGAGATCCCGGTGGGTAACGCCGTGGACTTCTGGACCGAAGCCGCGCTGTTTTCCAAGGCGGGTTACACCTGCTTCGTCTACGGCCCCGGCGACATCGCGCAAGCGCACACCGCCGACGAATGGGTCGCCCTCGACCAGCTGGGCCAGTACGCCCAGACCATCCTCCGGATCGTCGATCGTGGAATCTAAAAACACCCGCAAGACCATCGTCCGCCTGCTGTCCGCGATGGGTAGCGCACGCGAGATCCAGCAGTACCTGAAGCGTTTCTCCCAGCTCGACGCCGCGCGTTTCGCGGTGGTGAAGGTGGGTGGCGCCGTGCTGCGCGACGAGCTGGCCGACCTCACCTCGTCGCTGTCGTTCCTGCAGCAGGTCGGCCTGACGCCCATCGTTTTGCATGGCGCGGGCCCGCAGCTGGACGAGGAACTCGCCGCCGCCGGCATCGTGAAAAAGACGGTGAACGGCCTGCGCGTGACCTCGCCCGAAGCGCTCGCCATCGTCCGCCGCGTGTTCCAGTCGCAGAACCTGCGCCTGGTAGAAGCGCTGCAGGAAGTCGATACGCGCGCCACCTCGGTGCCATCGGGTGTGTTCACTGCCGACTACCTCGATCCCGACCAGCTTGGCCTGGTCGGCAAGGTCCGCTCGATCAACCTCGCACCGATCGAGGCCAGCCTGCGCGCCGGTTCCATCCCGGTGATCGCCAGCCTTGGTGAAACCGACTCGGGACAGATCCTCAACATCAACGCCGACTTCGCCGCGAACGAACTGGTCCGGGTGTTGCAGCCGTACAAGATCGTGTTCCTCACCGGCACCGGTGGCCTGCTCGACGGCGACGGCAACATCATCGATTCGATCAACCTGTCGACGGAGTTCGACCACCTGCTGCAGCAGCCGTGGCTGCATTCGGGCATGCGCCTGAAGGTGGAACAGATCAAGGACCTGCTCGACGACCTGCCGCTGACCTCGTCGGTGTCGATCACGCGCCCGGCCGACCTGGCCAAGGAGCTGTTCACGCACAAGGGCTCCGGCACGCTGGTTCGCCGCGGCGAACGCGTGCTGCGCTTCGAGTCATGGGACGGCGTCGACCTGCCGCGCATGCGTACGCTGATCGAATCCAGCTTCGGCCGCACGCTGGTCGAGGACTATTTCGAGCGCACCGACATCTACCGCCTGTATGTGTCGGAGAACTACCGCGCCGCGATGATCCTGACCATGGAAGACGGCTTCGCCTACCTCGACAAGTTCGCGGTGCTGGACGAAGCGCAGGGCGAAGGCCTTGGCCGTGCCGTGTGGCAGGTGATGCGCGACGAGAACCCGAAGCTGTTCTGGCGCTCGCGCCACGGCAACGTGATCAACCACTTCTATTACGCGGAGTCGGACGGCTGCTACAAGCAGTCGCGCTGGAAGGTGTTCTGGTACGGCCTGGACAACTTCGCCGACATCGAGCGTTGCGTCGCGCATTGCGCCACGCGCATCCCCACCTTGCAGGACTGACTCCAAGCCATGGCTACCAAGACCATCGGTATCGTCGGCGCACGCGGCCACACGGGCGCCGAGCTGATCCGCCTCATCGCCCGCCATCCTTCGCTGGAACTGGCCTTCGTTTCCTCGCGTGAGCTGGATGGCCAGCGACTGGCCGAGCACAACGACGTGTACAAGGGCGAGCTCGCCTATAGCAACCTCGATCCGGCGGCC
This window harbors:
- a CDS encoding alpha-2-macroglobulin family protein — translated: MSSQGKTRRLRGGIVVCGLIAAIALVTACGKHDGDKPELQGTAANKAKTAPDRLAIEAAASRYQDNQTQLAIKFNEKIAASQEFDKRVEVTDSQGAPVKGSWQLEDDQQTLVFPYVQANQHYAVTVHPSLLAASGHAFAADEKRDVFSGNLPPALGFASRGSVLPARGTRGLPVVSMNVEDASIEFFRVHDDALSKLFCSYPGQKRRGNYDLDHDPSNYDNCNEGDQTRIALTTIGDSVYANHYTLKGAPNARTISYIPVQDIPQLKEPGVYMAVLRRGGVFRDEYDTATFFVSDLGLHLRVYKDNALLHVASLEDGSAIAGVDIEITDESGGSKLKAKTDKDGNALLAYKPDRNDVLIARHDKDVSVLPFNRPALDVSNFDVSGRRQAPFEVYAWSGRDLYRPGEDMRVSALLRDYDGKAMKAQPVYVRLKQPDGRALADTKIEPRDLNYFELRQTLPADAATGLWQLEFRLDPASKESVQAFPFHVEEFLPERLKVALDSQQARVMAGEALDMTVASSYLFGAPAAGNRFTARVFVKPEQHPVASMQDTFFGDPLAPSSTPSEDAVDDHLDDKGNATQEISLPGDLPQTTPYAMIVSGSVYESGGRAVTRVLNRTFWPAPELVGVRPLFDPKQGAESEGNAGFEIVRANVDGKLVAGQHLKVRLQREVRDFYWLYEHGDDWKSNENVSLQLIEERDIDVVAGQRVKLDFPVEWGGYRLEVYDPATKLTTNFPFFAGYSWEDQNLGKESRPDKVKLALDKARYRTGDTLKVTVTPPQPGPGVLLVESDHLLYTKDIDAKAGSTFEIPVTADWERHDVHVVALVFRGGKASDKTTPARAMGIEHVAMDRNDRQLPLTLQAPATMRPGLPLPVTVHADGLAGQKGFVTLAAVDQGVLNITNYPVPDAWTWMFAPRAMVIDAYDLYSRVIEAMDGTVAKVRYGGDMSGNGLPHAQRPNPKIKIVDLFAGPVQFDASGNAKVSVDVPDFNGTLRVSALAFTDQRFGHAEGQVVVRAPLVVEPGMPRVMAGGDKARITVDLKNMSGKDGIAKVTVKTDGLVHVDNPTQQATLKNGAGTILSMPVTAAAGVGVAKIDIHAELNDFTVDRHFEFTVRSGWPEEVQTVPMAIEGGKPVKLDGSLSNAYTPSTVNARVTLSTLPPLPYNKALKNLLDYPYGCIEQTTSKGFAALFMDDATGKALGVGGLNPASRQSAVEAALARIASFQADKGHFSFWGGTSPVQTFMTPYVVDFMLDARDAGFVIPQEVLQKALKALNDDLLAGGHPYYGFEQHDHMRIADEAYSGFVLARVNRAPLGTLRTIFDNDRDKLVGPLPLVHLGIALKLMGDEERGRKAVDEAFAWTKERPWYVGDYGSDLRDLGQMVALTHAFAMNKPEYDAKLVDWARNVTNRTHSAEEKTTYYHWSWSHLSTQEQVSIARVAHTFDAGGGKPLSATLHVGAGTEAVPAGKTLWVRDLSSVEMASGVTVQPDSTDTVFATLDIAGVPGKAPAADPSQVDVRRAWFTTDGKAWEGSSLKEGDTLITELTIEARQDMPDAIVTDLVPGGLEVENLNLGGARQWEGTVIDGMDLAEHATAQVAEHEEYRDDRYAAAVKLRQGQAVRLFYIVRAVTPGTYVVPPPLVEDMYRPSIRGVGKTTPASITVVEP
- a CDS encoding N-acetylornithine carbamoyltransferase; amino-acid sequence: MTVRHFLNTTDYSRAEIDALLEQAAEFKRSPQGQQLAGKSIALMFFNPSMRTRTSFEIGAFQMGGHAVVLAPGKDAWPIEFEVGSVMDGDTEEHIAEVARVLSRYVDIIAVRAFPKFQDWQVDRQDKVLKAFAQYATVPVINMETITHPCQELAHALAMKEHLGDLQNKKYVLTWTYHPKPLNTAVANSALLIATKMGMDVTLLCPTPEYVLDQRYMDFAAQNAQENGGSLQVSHDIEAAYSGAHVIYAKSWGALPYFGRWDEEKAIRDAHKHFIVDEAKMALTDNGLFSHCLPLRRNIKATDAVMDSPACIAIDEAENRLHVQKAVMASLMAQPGVKSGLGF
- a CDS encoding argininosuccinate synthase, with amino-acid sequence MSSKDIVLAFSGGLDTSFCVPYLMERGYAVHTVFVDTGGVSAEEREYIEQRANELGAASHRTVDASQAIWDSFVTPLIWAGEFYQGQYPLLVSDRYLIVKASLERCDELGTKLFAHGCTGMGNDQVRFDLTVKALGDYTIVAPIREIQREHTQVRAYEQKYLEDKGFEVRAKTKHYTINENVLGVTISGGEIDAWEIPEEGAVGWCAPRAEWPSEPLRIELGFDKGTATSLNGKAATGPEILAYLNRELAKYGVGRSLYTGDTNIGLKGRIVFEAPALTALLTAHRALEETVLSKQQNRFKPEIGRKWTEIAYEGFFNDPIKADLEAYLVSTQRKVDGKVIIETRGGTVYAVKVESKNLLHSKKATYAQAADWGVAEAEGFIKLYGMSSTIWAEVDRANGGK
- a CDS encoding acetylornithine deacetylase produces the protein MDKLLKETLDHLRALVSYDTRNPPREIGTDGIFDYLRANLPGFDVQVTDFGAGAVNLYAVRGTPKVLFNVHLDTVPDSPHWTASPHELRVTEDRAIGLGACDIKGAAAALVAVANASQGDMALLLSTDEEANDARCIDGFLKDKPAYDAIIVAEPTKGQAVLAHRGIHSVQMRFQGRAGHASGEQKPSDSALHQAIRWGAAALDHVQALSHERFGGLTGLRFNIGKVEGGIKANVIAPTGDVRFGFRPLPSMDADKLLETFRTLVEPAPVEYGETFRGDSLPAGDTATAEARRLAARDLADELEIPVGNAVDFWTEAALFSKAGYTCFVYGPGDIAQAHTADEWVALDQLGQYAQTILRIVDRGI
- a CDS encoding acetylglutamate kinase, translating into MESKNTRKTIVRLLSAMGSAREIQQYLKRFSQLDAARFAVVKVGGAVLRDELADLTSSLSFLQQVGLTPIVLHGAGPQLDEELAAAGIVKKTVNGLRVTSPEALAIVRRVFQSQNLRLVEALQEVDTRATSVPSGVFTADYLDPDQLGLVGKVRSINLAPIEASLRAGSIPVIASLGETDSGQILNINADFAANELVRVLQPYKIVFLTGTGGLLDGDGNIIDSINLSTEFDHLLQQPWLHSGMRLKVEQIKDLLDDLPLTSSVSITRPADLAKELFTHKGSGTLVRRGERVLRFESWDGVDLPRMRTLIESSFGRTLVEDYFERTDIYRLYVSENYRAAMILTMEDGFAYLDKFAVLDEAQGEGLGRAVWQVMRDENPKLFWRSRHGNVINHFYYAESDGCYKQSRWKVFWYGLDNFADIERCVAHCATRIPTLQD